From the Halobacteriovorax sp. GB3 genome, the window ACTGGAAAGTCAGTAAGAGAAGATATGGCCGAGGGCTGTATCGAACGAATTAACCTAGACTTTTACAAGTATATACTCTCTTATCCAAAGAAGTTTGGACCAAGAGTTTATCAAAGTCGTGATGATTTTTTTAGTGGGGAGTTTGTTGTAATCAGAAACTCAAATGATCTAAAAAAATTATACTCCAGACTTGGAATTTAAGATAATAGTTCGATTTGTGTGGGCGGAGATCATCTACCTCAATTTTTTATACTTTCATTCTAGAATTGATATAAAAAAAGAGCACCTTTTGGTGCTCTACATTTATTGTAAATTTCTCTAAATATATTCGCTAAAGGTTAATTATCTTTTTGAGATTCCTATACTACTTATTTTCTTGAAATAATAGTATCCATTTTCAGTTTCAACTAGAACACGACGCTTTTTAGAAAATAGTCCTGATGGCCTTACCTGTATTCCAATGATTTCGCCAATCTGCCCATAAACGACAGCTTTGTCACCAATACAGACTTTAAGGCCCTCGGATTCCGATACATAACAAAGGTCAGGATCTTGCGAATAAGCGCTTTTTGCACCATAGTTAAATTCCATTTTATTGCTAAAGACATAGTCAACGTTTCCCTTTTCCTCATAAATGTCTAAAACTTTTTCATTAAGATATGAGGTACTACCTTTACCATAGCTAAAGTATTTCATATAAACATTCTCTCCGATTTCTAACTCTACATCTCCTTTGTCTCCAATCGTTTTTGCTGAACAAACTCCCGAGAGTACAGTTAAAAAGACCGTCAATGTAACACAAAATTTCTTCATAATTTCTCCTTCTAAGCGAGCTAAAAAGTATAGTGAGAATACTTTTGTAAAGCCTGAATGTTATTCTCTATCAAGTAATGTTTTTTACAATATTTTCATTTTTTTGGAATCTCAGATGTAATTTTGATCTGTTGAAATTGAAAGTGTCTAAACTTTGTACATTTTTTTAAACTAGACACTGCTTTTTAAACAGGAGTGGAGACTATTAAAATTATAAGGGTTAATAATTTACATAATCTATCCGATAACTTTGAATCCCAAGGAGAGAATTATGAAATCTGTTCTGTTATTAACTTGTCTGTGCTCTTTAATTACTAGTTGTTCGCAGATGGAAGGCCAATTTCTTGAGCGCTCAGTGGCTTCTCTAGAAGAAAAAGCATCTTCGTCAAATTTGGTAGTTATGAATGCAACTGGATTAGGTGACTCTTTAATTTTTGAAAATGAATCTTCATCTGTTTATAGGAAAAGAGCAGTAGAGATGGCAAAGTTTAAACTTGAAGAAAAGTTAGCTGACCAGTGTCTATTGGAAGGCGGAATTATAAAAAAACTTATAATCGATGATAGATCTAAATCATGTTATAAAGCTCCTAAAGGTGTGTTTTATTCATCTCGTAGCAGTTATCAGTGTTCATTAAGTGGGCTAAGTACTTGTGATACTTTTCCAGTTAAGGCCTTAATGAAATCAGTAGATAAAGATAAAGTAGATTCTTGTCTTTCAAATTTAGAAAAAAAATATAAAAAAATTGGCGAATATGGTGAATCAATACAGACAGTCTCTTCTGCACTTAAAAGAAATGCTTGTGTTCAGTTTATAGCATCAAACAACGATTCAGGTCTTGAAGATTGTATTGATAGAACACTTCAGAACACAAAAAATCGCCCTATAATTGGCTCAGTAGTAAGTCTATGTTTTAGAGCAGAGAGATTGAACGAAACTTCAAATTGGCTTGAATCATTGCCGTATTTAAAAAGTTTTTTACCATCTGCTTTTAACGTGCGATTTGGGTTAGAAGAAAAGTAATTTTAATTTTTAAGGCCCCTCTAGTCACGAGGGGTTTTTTGTAAAAGAAGGTATGGGAGTATATCGACCATCAACTTTTATAAGACTTTCTGCGAAATCACCCGATTTCCCAATGAATTTCCATTGCAATGATAAATGAAAATAGATATATCGCTTACGGTGGTAAGTGGTTTTTCAATGCAGTTATTTTGGAGTGTCGAGTTCTGTGAAGAAGTGAAGCTAACCGAATGCGCGGAATTTACGAGAACATTAAAAAAATTATTTAAACAACTAAAAAAACAGAGATAGGATTTTTTACGGAGTCGAAAGGATAAAGATGGATCGTTTAAAAAAGATAGCTTATCTATATTATTTTATTTTCATCACACTAATGAGCTTTGTCTGGTTTTTAGATAATGGCCTTTCAGGCGAATACTGGTTATATTTCACCGCCTTTTCCCTCTCTTTTTTTATTGCATTTACTCTACCTGTAAAACTTGGCTTTTTTGAGTATTATCAATTTAATCAAAAGTTGAGTAATTTTAAAATAATCTATCTAGCGATACTTCTTCTTGTTTGCGTACTTCTTTTTGTAGATCCTATGAAAAATTTAAATGTAGTAGGTAAGGGTGGTAAGTATATAATCGTCTATTTAATGAGCTTTCTTGTCTTTTTGGAAAAGAGAAATTGAATTACTTGGTAATTTGAATCATGATTTAGTTAATATAGATTCCATCTAGTTTTGGGTATTCTTCCTCTGAGAAATAAATCGTTATTTGTTTTTTCGAATTAGTCTCTAATATGAAAGAATTAGGCCCTATTTTTTTACATTTAGAAAAGTTATTTATTTGTCCATTTTTATGAAACTCAAAAATAAGTTGATCATATAACTTTTCTTCACCGCCCACAGCATTAATAAAGGCATGAGAAAATAGACTCCGATAGTTTTTAGACTTTGTGTTAATTATTGGTAAAAGAACTTTCAGGTGATTGAGGATTTTTTTCTCCTCAATAGTCATATTTTGTATTCGTAAATCACGAACTATATTACAACCGATATTAAATAGATCAATTGATGAGGTATTAGATAAGATAATTACACCTAATTTATGATCTTCGAGTAAACCAAAAAATGTTGAAAACCCACCTGTTTTTCCATGATGACCTATATGATGACTCTCTTTATTTAGTGTTTGATAGAGTGCTAGTCCTGTGATTTTTGTAAAATCATGATCTATTTTTGAAAAGTTAAATAGTTTTTTGAATTGTTCTTCTTTGAGAAGATTATTCGTATTATAAAGTAAAAAGGCCATCCACTTTTTGAGATCTGAGATTGTTGAAATCATTCCACCTGCTGCTCTATAGTAGCCAAAGCTTTCAATGGGAACAGGTATTTGTTTATCTTTATATCTCATATGCCCAGTACGAAGCTTACTAGAATGTTCACTCGAGATTGTTGTTCTTTTCATATTTAAGGGATTTAAAATATGTTCATTTAAAAAATCTTCAAGTTTTTGCTTCGAGACAACTTCAATTAGGATACCAAGATATGCATAAGCCAAATTTGAATAATGAAAATGTCTACCTGGCTCGTAAAGATCATCAGAGTTTATTTTTAATTGAATTTTATCATAGTTTAATAACTTAACAAGTTCTTCTCTCGAATTAATATTTATTTTTGATTGAGTTATTAGTCCAGAAGTATGATTTAATAAATGCTCTACTTTTATGGGGACTTTTGTATCAGTTAGTTTATTGAATTCTGGAATATAGTCATGAAGATTACCTTTTATATCAATCAGTTTTTTTTCTTCAAGAATTAACATAGCAACAGCGATAAACGTTTTAGTTAAGCTCCCAATACAATAGGCTTCATCTTTAATTAGACTGTGCTCCTCAAGGATATCAAAACCGTTGGTAATTATTGCTGAAGTAAAAAAAGAATCTTCTTTTGAAAAATAACTATTCATAGAAACCCTAACTGAAAAATGAAGCATATGTTTAAAATTATAAGTCTTTTTTTCAAGGAAGATAAGTCCTTTGAAACTTTCCTAAGAAACATATCGAAGTTTTAATGCAGTATTTCTTTTATATTTTGTCTCTATTAATATCAGAAAAGATAGTCTTTAAAGTGATATATAGTTAATCTTTTCTAAAGATAAATTAGAGAAAATTTACTTGTGTGAACGTTAAGAAAACTTGATTGGTTGGTGAGGTAAACGATGGGATGGTCAAGAGAAAGTTTAAGAAATGGATTATCTCGAATACTGTTTCAGCTAGGAAGTATTCCATTCCAAAAGGATCTTTGGGAAAGTAAACTTCCTGGTTATTGGTCATGCTTTGATGAAGTCCTGATTGGATTAGATTCATGTTCTATTCCGGATAGCTTGGACTTCTTTGTAGAGGAAGGCTTTTTGTCTGAGATTGAGGCAAGAAAACTTTCTGAATTAAGTGACCTTGTCGATGCTGTTATAGAATATTTTGGCGTGAAAAGTGACCCTCCTCATGAGGATATTTGGAATACTGAAATTTGGAAGCAATTTGAGAAAGAGTCATGGAAAATCTTTGAGGCCCACTTTTTGAATGACTTTTTAGTTAGTGGTGAGCCCTCTAGTGAATGGTATGAGAAATATTCGAAGAAAAAGAGTCTCTAATTTAATAGGGCTTGTGAGCTGCACCCGTCTTTGCTTCCACTCTATTGTATACACTCTAGGACTTCCGCCTTCTCATAACTCGGCAAAATTGCCAAGGGAACAGGAACCCTATACCCCAAAGAACTGTGTGGTCTAAAGTGGTTGTACTCCTTTCGCCAGTTCTCTGTTAAAACTTGAGCCTCTTTCAAACTGTAAAAAATCTCTCCATTTAAAAACTCATCTCTCATTCTTCCATTGAAGGATTCACAATACCCATTCTCCCATGGTGAACCTGGTTCTATGTACAAAGTCTTAACTTCAAGACTAGAAAGCCATTCTCTTAATTTCTCCGCTATGAACTCAGGACCGTTATCCGATCTTATAAAAGCAGGTTGTCCTCGC encodes:
- a CDS encoding serine hydrolase domain-containing protein, whose translation is MNSYFSKEDSFFTSAIITNGFDILEEHSLIKDEAYCIGSLTKTFIAVAMLILEEKKLIDIKGNLHDYIPEFNKLTDTKVPIKVEHLLNHTSGLITQSKININSREELVKLLNYDKIQLKINSDDLYEPGRHFHYSNLAYAYLGILIEVVSKQKLEDFLNEHILNPLNMKRTTISSEHSSKLRTGHMRYKDKQIPVPIESFGYYRAAGGMISTISDLKKWMAFLLYNTNNLLKEEQFKKLFNFSKIDHDFTKITGLALYQTLNKESHHIGHHGKTGGFSTFFGLLEDHKLGVIILSNTSSIDLFNIGCNIVRDLRIQNMTIEEKKILNHLKVLLPIINTKSKNYRSLFSHAFINAVGGEEKLYDQLIFEFHKNGQINNFSKCKKIGPNSFILETNSKKQITIYFSEEEYPKLDGIYIN